A window of the Parvularcula bermudensis HTCC2503 genome harbors these coding sequences:
- a CDS encoding adenylosuccinate synthase, with product MANCAVIGAQWGDEGKGKIVDWLSARADVVVRFQGGHNAGHTLVIDGEVFKLSLLPSGIVRGEKLSVIGNGVVIDPEAFSAEVDRLRAQGVTITPQQLAIADNACLILPFHRALDGLRENAAGEAKIGTTGRGIGPAYEDKVGRRAIRVGDLSHRDAIEMKVDRLLAHHNALRAGFGVEPLDRDALIDEIAAAADILLPFARPVWRLLDEVRRTEKRILFEGAQGVLLDIDHGTYPYVTSSNTVTGQVASGSGVGPNQVGYVLGIVKAYTTRVGSGPFPCELHDAVGQRLGERGREFGTVTGRQRRCGWFDAALVRQSLRISGVDGIALTKLDVLDGLEELKVCTGYRIDGQEIDYMPAGVTDQSRLEPIYETLSGWSDSTVGARRWADLPDAAIAYVRRIEEMIDCPVSLVSTSPEREDVILVKDPFAA from the coding sequence ATGGCGAATTGTGCGGTGATCGGCGCCCAATGGGGGGACGAGGGCAAAGGCAAGATAGTCGACTGGCTATCGGCCCGGGCGGATGTCGTGGTCCGGTTCCAAGGCGGGCATAATGCCGGTCATACGCTGGTGATCGATGGCGAGGTCTTCAAGCTCTCCCTCTTGCCCTCGGGGATCGTGCGCGGGGAAAAATTGAGTGTGATCGGCAATGGCGTGGTGATCGATCCCGAAGCCTTTTCGGCCGAGGTCGATCGCCTCAGGGCGCAAGGGGTGACGATCACCCCCCAACAGCTCGCTATTGCCGACAATGCCTGTCTCATCCTTCCCTTTCACCGGGCCCTGGACGGGTTGCGGGAGAACGCGGCGGGGGAGGCCAAGATTGGCACGACGGGCCGTGGGATCGGTCCCGCCTACGAAGATAAGGTGGGGCGGCGTGCGATCAGGGTGGGGGATCTTTCTCACCGTGACGCCATCGAAATGAAGGTCGACCGCCTCCTGGCCCACCACAATGCGCTGCGGGCTGGGTTTGGTGTGGAGCCCTTGGATCGGGATGCCTTGATCGACGAGATTGCCGCGGCGGCCGACATCCTGTTGCCGTTTGCCCGACCGGTCTGGCGGCTATTGGATGAGGTGCGGCGCACCGAAAAGCGCATCCTGTTTGAAGGGGCTCAGGGGGTTCTCCTCGATATCGATCACGGCACCTATCCCTATGTCACCTCCTCGAACACGGTGACCGGTCAGGTCGCCTCAGGCTCTGGTGTGGGGCCCAATCAGGTCGGCTATGTGCTGGGCATTGTGAAGGCGTACACGACGCGGGTGGGCAGCGGTCCGTTCCCGTGCGAACTGCACGATGCGGTCGGCCAGCGACTGGGGGAGCGGGGGCGAGAGTTTGGCACCGTCACCGGCCGCCAACGGCGCTGCGGCTGGTTCGATGCGGCCTTGGTGCGCCAGTCCTTGCGGATCTCCGGTGTGGATGGGATCGCCTTGACCAAGCTCGACGTGCTTGATGGCCTTGAGGAACTCAAGGTCTGCACGGGCTATCGGATCGATGGGCAAGAGATCGACTACATGCCCGCCGGGGTCACCGATCAGTCCCGGCTGGAGCCGATCTACGAGACCTTAAGCGGATGGTCAGACAGTACAGTCGGCGCGCGTCGTTGGGCGGATCTGCCCGACGCGGCGATCGCCTATGTGCGGCGGATCGAGGAAATGATCGATTGTCCCGTCTCTCTGGTCTCGACATCGCCGGAGCGGGAGGATGTCATCTTGGTGAAGGACCCCTTTGCGGCGTGA
- a CDS encoding DMT family transporter, translated as MTIAPKPRDWALLVGVVILGGSAFSGIRAALLSAAPLTVAAGRLWVAAFAMAIIMRVAGERWPALIDQGRLNPLWGSAIAIGLIGYSMPMTMFPLAQLTVPSLLAGIYMAFMPIATVILAAAYADEPLTRGKMIGTALGFAGALTLIGPAAFRNILAADVVAQLMLLAATLGYAIAAVLLRRAAPLAALSFTSMMLIAGALGASLPAILIERGDGLPTLQGAAAIVYLGLFPTALNGLIITLMVRSAGAGFLGLANYFTPFAAIGFGLVLFNEALLANHLAGLFLALAGVFVAQPRPLLTLFKWLQDRRGV; from the coding sequence TTGACCATTGCCCCCAAGCCACGGGACTGGGCACTGCTGGTCGGCGTCGTGATCCTGGGCGGATCCGCCTTCAGTGGGATCCGCGCGGCCCTGCTGAGCGCCGCCCCCCTGACGGTGGCCGCCGGACGGTTATGGGTCGCCGCCTTTGCTATGGCGATCATCATGCGCGTCGCGGGGGAGCGGTGGCCCGCCTTGATCGACCAGGGACGGCTCAATCCCCTATGGGGATCGGCCATCGCCATTGGCCTGATCGGCTATTCGATGCCGATGACGATGTTCCCCCTCGCCCAGCTCACCGTCCCCTCGCTCCTGGCGGGCATTTATATGGCGTTTATGCCAATCGCGACGGTTATTCTCGCTGCCGCGTATGCAGACGAACCGCTGACCAGGGGAAAGATGATCGGCACGGCCCTTGGCTTTGCCGGGGCCCTGACCCTGATCGGTCCGGCGGCCTTCAGGAATATTCTCGCAGCCGATGTCGTCGCACAGCTCATGTTATTGGCGGCCACGCTGGGCTACGCCATTGCCGCCGTCCTGCTGCGACGGGCGGCGCCGCTTGCCGCGCTCAGCTTCACCTCGATGATGCTGATCGCCGGGGCGCTTGGGGCCAGCCTCCCCGCCATCCTGATTGAGCGGGGCGATGGCCTTCCCACCCTGCAAGGGGCGGCCGCGATCGTCTATCTGGGCCTGTTCCCGACGGCCTTGAACGGCCTCATCATCACCCTGATGGTGAGAAGCGCCGGGGCGGGCTTTCTTGGGCTCGCCAATTATTTCACCCCCTTCGCAGCCATCGGTTTTGGCCTCGTCCTGTTCAACGAAGCCCTGCTCGCCAATCATCTTGCGGGATTGTTCCTGGCCTTGGCCGGGGTCTTTGTGGCGCAACCCCGCCCCCTCCTCACCCTCTTCAAATGGCTGCAGGACCGACGCGGCGTCTGA
- a CDS encoding TerB family tellurite resistance protein, whose protein sequence is MTLWESIGALLDEARDRTLGAIMAAMEARRRKRDAAIFSIALIALSAKMARADGAVSESELAAFRSFFTYPPKEERNVMTVFRLAMEDVAGFSSYARQVGRLFRDEPAILEDVLDCLFYVALADGVAHPAELDLLREAADAFGVGPCGWRRIKAAHLGFERDDPHVILGVEPHATIAEIKAAYHALVKEHHPDALTARGVPPALVKIAEHRMATINVAYEKLAGAIAVGASHSST, encoded by the coding sequence ATGACTTTATGGGAAAGCATTGGAGCCCTCCTCGACGAAGCGCGGGACCGCACGCTCGGCGCCATCATGGCGGCGATGGAGGCCCGTCGGCGAAAGCGTGACGCGGCCATTTTCTCGATCGCGCTCATCGCCTTGTCAGCCAAAATGGCCAGGGCCGATGGCGCCGTCAGCGAGTCCGAACTGGCGGCGTTTCGGTCCTTTTTTACCTATCCGCCGAAAGAAGAGCGCAATGTCATGACCGTCTTCCGTCTGGCGATGGAGGATGTGGCGGGCTTTTCCTCCTATGCGCGCCAGGTGGGACGGCTATTCCGCGACGAACCGGCGATCCTCGAAGACGTGCTTGATTGTCTGTTTTATGTCGCCCTTGCCGATGGGGTCGCCCATCCCGCCGAGCTTGATCTCTTGCGGGAGGCGGCGGACGCGTTTGGGGTCGGCCCCTGTGGCTGGCGGCGGATCAAGGCCGCCCATTTGGGCTTTGAACGCGATGATCCTCATGTGATTTTGGGGGTCGAGCCCCATGCGACGATTGCCGAGATCAAGGCGGCTTATCATGCCCTCGTGAAGGAGCATCACCCCGATGCGTTGACCGCGCGGGGGGTGCCGCCGGCCCTCGTCAAAATCGCCGAGCACCGCATGGCGACGATCAATGTGGCCTATGAGAAGCTGGCCGGGGCGATCGCTGTGGGGGCGAGCCACTCGTCGACCTAG
- a CDS encoding cold-shock protein: MATGTVKWFNAEKGFGFIKPDEGGQDVFVHISAVQEAGLKGLDDNQRVSYEMVQDRRGRSSAGELKLMS; the protein is encoded by the coding sequence ATGGCGACTGGTACGGTTAAATGGTTCAATGCCGAAAAGGGTTTCGGTTTCATCAAGCCGGATGAGGGTGGGCAGGACGTCTTCGTGCACATCTCGGCGGTGCAGGAGGCCGGATTGAAGGGCCTCGATGACAATCAGCGCGTCTCCTATGAGATGGTTCAGGATCGTCGTGGCCGGTCGTCGGCTGGTGAACTGAAATTGATGAGCTGA
- the smpB gene encoding SsrA-binding protein SmpB — MAPRGKSDPHNKTIAENRRARFDYHVHESVEAGIVLTGTEVKALREGKANIAESYCSPEAGPNGTEIWLINATILDYSAGNRENHDQKRPRKLLLSRREIGTLTGAVERKGFTIMPLRLYFNNRGIAKLAIALAEGKKLHDKRDTQKARDWSRQKQRLLRENR, encoded by the coding sequence ATGGCCCCCCGCGGAAAATCCGATCCCCATAACAAGACAATTGCCGAGAATCGTCGGGCCCGTTTCGACTATCATGTCCATGAGTCGGTGGAAGCGGGAATTGTCCTTACCGGGACGGAGGTGAAGGCGTTGCGGGAGGGCAAAGCGAACATCGCGGAGAGCTATTGCTCGCCTGAGGCGGGGCCGAACGGCACGGAAATATGGCTCATCAACGCCACGATCCTCGACTATTCCGCCGGCAATCGCGAAAATCACGACCAAAAGCGCCCCCGCAAGCTGCTGCTTTCTCGGCGAGAGATTGGTACCCTGACGGGAGCGGTGGAGCGTAAAGGTTTCACGATCATGCCCCTCCGGCTGTATTTTAATAACCGGGGGATCGCCAAGCTGGCCATTGCCCTCGCCGAAGGCAAAAAGCTGCATGATAAGCGGGATACGCAAAAGGCGCGGGATTGGTCTCGGCAAAAGCAGCGTCTCCTGCGGGAAAACCGCTAA
- a CDS encoding MFS transporter, which yields MDKTAKDRDWLDEAFARIAIDDEGRACKDIPASACHEESSNFFLHAASLSLTKSGDGLIDPKLVLSWLLTAHGAPAVTVGLLVPIRESLALLPQLFTAGMLRRLPKRKWAWAIASGVEGLAVLAMAMAAFFLRGPLLGWSIVGLLAVFALARSVASVTYKDVLGKTVDRSRRGRATGFASSAAAISVIVFAVLLFSGLVDRMTLVLAGLIVAGIAWILAGLLFTRLTEAPGATEGGATAIKETIRQFSLLREDPQLSLFITVRGLLTVTALAPPFMVAAGSVGEQPYNSLGLLVLASASASFVSGFVWGHLSDQSSRRVLFLSAAAGGLILTATSAAAFLGLLSTMAVLPLLLFILMISYEGVRVGRSTHLVDMASEETRAAYTALSNTLIGVVLVLGGAFGGLMSVTGPATVLAVMAGLALAAVPLAMRLEDVQQR from the coding sequence GTGGACAAGACCGCCAAGGACCGGGACTGGCTCGATGAAGCGTTTGCGCGCATCGCGATAGATGATGAAGGTCGCGCGTGTAAAGATATTCCGGCGTCCGCATGTCATGAAGAATCGAGCAATTTCTTCCTACATGCCGCGTCGTTATCCCTAACCAAGAGTGGAGATGGATTGATCGACCCCAAACTTGTCCTGAGCTGGCTATTGACGGCGCATGGGGCGCCGGCAGTGACGGTGGGCCTGCTCGTGCCGATCCGCGAATCCCTTGCGCTCCTCCCGCAATTGTTCACAGCCGGGATGCTGCGTCGCCTCCCCAAGCGAAAATGGGCCTGGGCGATCGCCTCGGGGGTCGAAGGTCTTGCCGTCCTGGCCATGGCGATGGCTGCCTTCTTCCTGAGAGGTCCCCTATTGGGATGGAGTATCGTTGGGCTATTGGCGGTCTTCGCCCTTGCCCGCAGTGTTGCGTCAGTGACGTATAAGGATGTTCTTGGGAAGACGGTCGATCGGTCCCGCCGTGGCCGGGCCACCGGATTTGCCAGCTCGGCGGCGGCGATCAGCGTCATTGTCTTCGCTGTGCTTCTCTTTTCAGGACTCGTCGATCGGATGACCCTGGTGCTGGCCGGCCTGATCGTTGCGGGGATTGCGTGGATCCTTGCGGGCCTCTTATTCACCCGGCTGACCGAAGCGCCCGGGGCGACCGAGGGCGGGGCCACCGCCATCAAAGAAACGATCCGCCAATTCTCCTTGCTGCGAGAGGATCCCCAATTGTCGCTGTTCATCACCGTTAGGGGGTTACTGACGGTGACGGCCCTCGCCCCGCCCTTTATGGTGGCCGCAGGATCGGTAGGGGAACAGCCATACAATTCCCTTGGGCTCCTCGTCCTTGCCTCCGCGAGCGCAAGCTTCGTTTCGGGCTTTGTCTGGGGGCATCTGTCCGATCAATCGAGCCGCCGTGTGCTCTTCTTATCGGCGGCGGCGGGCGGTCTTATTCTCACGGCCACCAGCGCCGCTGCGTTTTTAGGGCTCCTCTCCACAATGGCGGTCCTTCCCCTCTTACTCTTTATATTGATGATTTCCTATGAAGGCGTTCGGGTGGGCCGGTCCACACATCTTGTGGACATGGCCAGTGAGGAGACCCGCGCCGCCTATACGGCATTGTCGAACACCCTCATCGGCGTCGTTCTGGTGCTCGGCGGCGCCTTTGGCGGCCTGATGAGCGTCACCGGGCCTGCAACCGTTTTAGCGGTCATGGCGGGACTTGCCCTCGCGGCCGTACCGCTGGCCATGCGGCTTGAGGATGTTCAGCAACGCTGA